The following is a genomic window from Coriobacteriaceae bacterium.
AACCCGGCTCACATGAATGCAGGTTATGACCGCATCGCGGGACTCACCGCGCGATGCGCGACAGGCGCCCCGCAAGAGAAACCCTAGGCGTCTTTCACCACGTCGGGACTCGTCGCACGCGATGCGCGATAGGCATCGGCCTCCTTGGAGACGCGTTCGAGCAGCTCGGATGTATCGACGCCCTCGACTTGCGCGACCGTTTCCACCGTCTGCATGGCGACCGCCCTCAGGTACGCGCACGCGCTGTCCCCCGGCTGCTCGAGGTCTATCTCCTCGCCGCCCTCCCGGGCAAAGCCGACCGCCATCACAAAGCCCATGATGCCCGAGACCAGAAAGCCCACCGCAAAGCTCGAATCTGCCTTGAGCTCTTCTCCGTCGGGGTGGACGATCTCTCTCACGCGGTCGATGATGATCGTATGGATGCCCTGCACGACCTGCTCGGCGGCACCCGCCCTCATGGTGATGACGATGCGCTGCAGCAGGCAGCGGACGTCGCGCCGGTCGAACGCCGAAAGGTCGCCCTCGCTCGAAAAATGCCAGAGGGCATCGGTGATGAGCTCGTTATCCTGCAGCAGCTGGGCTATGGCGATGGCGACGAGTTCATCGAAATCGTGAAAATAGTAGTAAAACGTTCCGCGATTGCACTGGGCGGCGCGGGTCACCTCGCCAACCGACAGCTCGAAGATGCTGTTGTTCTCGATGAGCTCCCAAAACGCCTCGATGATACGGGTGCGTGCATCGGGCGCATCGGCGTCCTTACGCGGTCTCGCCATGCGCCTCACCGCACCCCTGCGCCTTGGCGTTCATGATGAGCATCTGAAGACGGTTCTCCACGTTGGCGAAGCTCACGTCGGGATCGTAGTCGAGCGGCAGGAACTGCGCCGTGGGATACTGCTCCTTGAGCGCATGGATGAGCCCGCGCCCCACGACATGGTTGGGCAGACACCCGAACGGCTGCAGGATCACGAAGTTGCGGCAGCCGCGCTTGGCGTGCTCGAGAATCTCCGCCGGAATCAGCACGCCCTCGCCCGCATCGAACGTATGGTGCAGGATCTTATCGCTCGCGCGCACGAGCTCGGGCATGCGCGTCGGCGGCTCGTAGAGCGGGCTCGCCGCGCCCAGGCGGTCGCAACGGTCGTGCGCGAGCTCGAACAGGTTGTCCGCCGTGGCGTACCAGGCCTTTTCGGGCAGCGACAGGTCGACGTGGAACTCGCGCGACTGCGCATGCTTGTAGAAATAGGTCTTGCGGATCACGTCGGTCATGCGCGCCTCGATGACCTCGAGCCCGTTGTCCTCGAGGTAGCGCTCGATCTCGTGGTTGGCGCCGAGATGGAAATTGAGCAGGTACTCGCCCACGATGAGAACGGTCGGATGCGGGTTCGAGCGGTCGTACGGAACGGCGTCCATGATCGCAAGCGCGCGTTTGAAGCCCGTCGCCTGGCCTCTCAGCCCGGAGCGCTCCATGCCCTCGATAACCTCATCGAGCGCGCGGTCGAACGCAGCGTCCGCCGCGCCCTTCTCGAGCTCGTAGGGACGGATGCGCCTAAGCATGGCCTCGAGGGCATCGATCATGGGAAGACCGTAGGCGATCTGGATGCTCGGGCCAAGGCCGAGCTTGAAGCCCGGATGCGCATTGTGGGCATCGACGTCGTCGTTGGTGAGCACCGGGACATAGTCGTATCCCGCGTCGTCGAGCGCGCGGCGCAGCAGGGGCATGTAGTGCGTCAGGCGGCAGTCGCCGATATACTTGCCAGTCACCACGGCGACGTCGTGCGGGTCGTACTTACCGCTCTCGAGTGCCGCGAGCGCCTCGCCGATCACGATTTGCGCGGGGAAGCAGATGTCGTTGTGCACATAGCGTTTGCCCAGGCGGATGGCATCCTCGCGCCCGATATCAAGGGCCTCGGCGCGCACGCCCTGATTGCGCATCGCCGCGGTCATGAGCCTGCAGAACGCATGGGAGGTGTTGGGGACCAGCGCGATCTTGTCGTGCCGGTCGCGCTTGGTGTACTTGACCTTATACGGGTCGTCGAGCGGATGGACCGCGTGCACCCGGGCGCCCTCGGCACGCTCCTCCGCGCGACGACGGTTGACCGACTCGATAAACGAACGCACGCGAATGCCCATGGGACCGGCGACGTCGCTCTCATCGAGCTTGATCATCATCGGAACCTTGGAGCCCATCTCGCCCATCATGCGCGCGATCTCGTCGGTGAGATACGCATCGTGGCCGCAGCCGAAGCTGCCCATCTGCACGAGCTCGAGCTCGGGCGTCGATGCGACGATGACCGCGCACGACAGCATGCGCGCATGATAGTTGTTCACGATGTCGATGCGGCTGTTGGAAAGATCGACGTTGCAGACCCCCGGCACCGCATCGGGCGTCAGCACGGGGATGCCGCGCTCAGAGAAGAGCTTGGGCAGCCCGTGGTTGACCAGCGGGTCGTTGTGGTACGGGCGCGAAGCGATCACCACCGCGTAGCCGCCGTCCTCGTGCACGTTCTCGAGCACCTGCCTGCCGCGCAGCTGCAGCTGGTTCTCAAACGTCTCCTGCGCGCGGTCCGCCTGCTCGGTCGCCTTGGCAACCAGGTCGGCATCGATATCGAAGGTCTCCTTGCACCACGCCTTGAGCTGGCGGTTTCGGTCGCCCTCGTCGTACCAGTGGAACAGCGGCGTATCGAACGGAACGCCGAAACGCTCCTCCGGGTTATCGGAATTGCGCATCACGTAGGGGTATCCCTTTACGACGGCGCACATCCACTCGCTGGTAGAGGCGGTGTTTTCGGTGGGCACCGTCGTGATGATGGGCATGAAGATGCGGTCGACGCCGGCGTCGACGAGATTGCGGATGTGCCCGTGGACGAGCTTGGCCGGGAAGCACACGGTGTCGGATGTGACGTGCGCCAGACCGCGCTCGTACATCGCCTTGGTGCTGCGTCCCGAGACGCGCACCTTAAAGCCGAGCGTGCTGAAGAACGTCGACCAGAACGGCATGGTGTCCCAGAACTCGAGCACACGGGGAATGCCGATCGTGACATCGCGCCCCCCGCTGACGGGAACCGTGGGGTACGGCTCGAACAGCAGCTTCTCGCGGTCGACAAAGAGATTGGGGGCAGCCGCGGTCCGGTCGCGCCCCGTGCCGGGTGCCTGTGCCTCGCAAGCACCCTGCGGACGCAGCTCCTCCGCCGCGAGAACCTCGCGCACGAGCTCATCCCATGAGATGGCGCCGCCGCGCGGGCAGCGATTGCCCGTGACGTAAAGCGAGCCGTCGCCAAATGCCACGACCGCGCGCTGGCAGCGGTTGTTGCACCGACGGCAGGTAACGCCGCCGAACTCGCGATGCTCGAAGCGCTCCACGGCATCGAGCCCGATAAACGACGTGCCGGCATCGCCCTTGCGGCATTCCTCGCGCGCGAGCAGGGCGATACCGATAGCGCCCATCAGCCCCGGGTGGGGCGCACGCGTGACGGGTTTGCCCAGATACTGCTCGAATGCGCGCAGCACCGCGTCGTTTCGGAACGTGCCGCCCTGGACGACGACTTTGTCGCCCAGACGGTTGAGATTTGAAACGCGAATGACCTTGGTGAACACGTTCTCGATAATCGAACGGCAGAGACCGGCCATGATGTCGCCCGGACCCTTACCGCGCCGCTGCTCGGAAACGACGCTGCTGTTCATGAACACCGTGCAGCGGCTGCCGAGAACGGCGGGGGCTTTGGACGAAAATGCCTCGGTCGCGATATCCTCAACGGCTATTCCGAGGTTTTTGGCAAAACCCTCGAGGAACGAGCCGCAGCCCGCAGAGCACGCCTCGTTGACGACGATATCGGTCAGCACGCCGTGGTTGAGCCAGATGGCCTTCATATCCTGTCCGCCGATGTCGAGCACGAAGGTCGCATCGGGAACGCATGCGCACGCGGCGCGGGCGTGCGCGACCGTCTCGACCGTATGGTAGTCGGCGTGGAACGCGCGCGCGAAAAGCTCCTCGCC
Proteins encoded in this region:
- a CDS encoding acyl-CoA dehydratase activase, with the translated sequence MALLVGLDVGSTTTKVYAMHEDMTEAWWGYRRHGACQTASVRAMLGELAERFPHESLRVAVTGSGARDIATALGASYVQEVVANALAISRFYPQTRCAIELGGQDAKMIFFRTNDKGDIEVADMRMNGSCAGGTGAFIDEMAKLMGVGTESGEFEQLASRGTTVHEVSGRCGVYAKTDIQPLLNEGIPTTDLALSALHAVARQTIGGLAQGIDIEPPVIFEGGTLAYNPTLVRVFREQLNLSDDQVIVPRDPQIMVARGAALSLTDMFASSQPIDLPDAFVRLDKLETVAPASGEGRLAQPFFATPAEQADFTARHGKETPAKGPDAYAPGETVRVALGIDSGSTTTKFALVDEAGELVDSFYASNNGRPLDVAQQGLVSLKNRWETAGVTLAIDAVGTTGYGEELFARAFHADYHTVETVAHARAACACVPDATFVLDIGGQDMKAIWLNHGVLTDIVVNEACSAGCGSFLEGFAKNLGIAVEDIATEAFSSKAPAVLGSRCTVFMNSSVVSEQRRGKGPGDIMAGLCRSIIENVFTKVIRVSNLNRLGDKVVVQGGTFRNDAVLRAFEQYLGKPVTRAPHPGLMGAIGIALLAREECRKGDAGTSFIGLDAVERFEHREFGGVTCRRCNNRCQRAVVAFGDGSLYVTGNRCPRGGAISWDELVREVLAAEELRPQGACEAQAPGTGRDRTAAAPNLFVDREKLLFEPYPTVPVSGGRDVTIGIPRVLEFWDTMPFWSTFFSTLGFKVRVSGRSTKAMYERGLAHVTSDTVCFPAKLVHGHIRNLVDAGVDRIFMPIITTVPTENTASTSEWMCAVVKGYPYVMRNSDNPEERFGVPFDTPLFHWYDEGDRNRQLKAWCKETFDIDADLVAKATEQADRAQETFENQLQLRGRQVLENVHEDGGYAVVIASRPYHNDPLVNHGLPKLFSERGIPVLTPDAVPGVCNVDLSNSRIDIVNNYHARMLSCAVIVASTPELELVQMGSFGCGHDAYLTDEIARMMGEMGSKVPMMIKLDESDVAGPMGIRVRSFIESVNRRRAEERAEGARVHAVHPLDDPYKVKYTKRDRHDKIALVPNTSHAFCRLMTAAMRNQGVRAEALDIGREDAIRLGKRYVHNDICFPAQIVIGEALAALESGKYDPHDVAVVTGKYIGDCRLTHYMPLLRRALDDAGYDYVPVLTNDDVDAHNAHPGFKLGLGPSIQIAYGLPMIDALEAMLRRIRPYELEKGAADAAFDRALDEVIEGMERSGLRGQATGFKRALAIMDAVPYDRSNPHPTVLIVGEYLLNFHLGANHEIERYLEDNGLEVIEARMTDVIRKTYFYKHAQSREFHVDLSLPEKAWYATADNLFELAHDRCDRLGAASPLYEPPTRMPELVRASDKILHHTFDAGEGVLIPAEILEHAKRGCRNFVILQPFGCLPNHVVGRGLIHALKEQYPTAQFLPLDYDPDVSFANVENRLQMLIMNAKAQGCGEAHGETA
- a CDS encoding TetR/AcrR family transcriptional regulator is translated as MARPRKDADAPDARTRIIEAFWELIENNSIFELSVGEVTRAAQCNRGTFYYYFHDFDELVAIAIAQLLQDNELITDALWHFSSEGDLSAFDRRDVRCLLQRIVITMRAGAAEQVVQGIHTIIIDRVREIVHPDGEELKADSSFAVGFLVSGIMGFVMAVGFAREGGEEIDLEQPGDSACAYLRAVAMQTVETVAQVEGVDTSELLERVSKEADAYRASRATSPDVVKDA